From Clostridia bacterium, one genomic window encodes:
- a CDS encoding class I SAM-dependent methyltransferase produces MGEQKIARFYDSDVQREWARLDRHRTEFAVTSRALAEYLPKPKADRDTRTVLDCGGGPGRYSMLLASLGYRVTLLDLSAASLKFAQRKAKDLALEIANYVHASATDLSMFEDEQFDAVLLMGPLYHLLDEQDRRRCLTESRRILRPGGVIFATFICRYAAFRDLAKWSPERLSDDSDIMMRLLSDGTLELDIGSAFTDFYTAHPNEIAPMMKTVGFQTQALLAQEGIVSMIEDKVNKLEGPSWDAWVDLNYRCASDPSIHGGAEHLLYIGRRR; encoded by the coding sequence ATGGGAGAACAGAAGATCGCCCGGTTCTACGATTCTGACGTACAGCGCGAATGGGCAAGGTTGGATCGCCACCGAACGGAGTTTGCCGTAACCAGCCGCGCGCTAGCCGAATACCTTCCCAAGCCCAAGGCAGACCGAGACACCCGCACGGTACTGGACTGTGGAGGCGGTCCGGGACGCTATTCGATGCTCCTCGCTTCACTTGGCTATCGGGTTACACTGCTGGATCTATCAGCCGCTAGCCTCAAGTTCGCGCAACGGAAGGCGAAAGATCTGGCGCTGGAGATTGCAAACTATGTACACGCGTCAGCTACTGATCTGAGCATGTTCGAGGACGAGCAGTTCGACGCCGTGCTACTGATGGGCCCTCTCTACCACCTCCTAGACGAACAGGACCGAAGGCGCTGCCTAACAGAATCACGGCGGATACTACGTCCGGGGGGCGTGATTTTCGCCACATTCATATGCCGGTACGCTGCCTTTCGCGACCTCGCTAAGTGGAGCCCGGAGCGCCTCTCAGACGACTCGGACATCATGATGCGGTTGCTGAGTGATGGAACGTTGGAGCTTGATATCGGCTCTGCGTTCACCGACTTCTACACTGCACACCCTAATGAGATAGCTCCGATGATGAAGACGGTCGGGTTCCAAACTCAGGCACTGCTTGCTCAAGAGGGAATCGTGAGCATGATTGAGGACAAGGTGAACAAGCTTGAAGGCCCCTCGTGGGACGCATGGGTAGACCTGAACTATAGATGCGCATCAGATCCCAGTATTCACGGCGGCGCAGAACACCTCCTCTACATCGGACGGCGGCGATAG